The Alicyclobacillus macrosporangiidus CPP55 genome segment CAGCCGCTTGACGTGGCGCATGTCCTCCGGCGAGAGGATCTCCTGGATGGGAAACGGCGCAGGCCACAGGTTCATCTCATCAATTTTGCGCGCGGCGCGGCTGACCTGCTCGGTGATCTCGTCGCCCTCCCACAGGTCCTCGGGCAGATCGGGGTGAAAGTCGTTGTTGATGATCAGGTTGGACGTCGCCAGCGGCTCCAGGCGTTTGAACACCCGCTCAAAGTACCCCCCGTCGTCCCCCGCCTGATACGGGATCTTGTAGCAACCCTGTTCCAGTGTCACAAAGTATGTATGGAATCCGTCCGGGCCGTCGACCGTGTACATCATCAGATTTGCGAGTGAGCGCACCATCAGCGGATAGGCAGCGTGCAGGACGTTGTCTGGGTGTTTGTCCACCGCGGCGATGGACACCACGTACGTCGCCTGGGCCATCCGGCGGTACGGACGCGGCCGGTCTGGATCGATAAAATTCAATACCAATCGGATGTCCGGCTGACCCGGTTCCACAAACTGATATCCCCGCCCTTGTAACAACCGATGGAGCCCGTCCAGCAACCACCGTTGGCGGTCACCTGCCACTTCTCCCGCTACCGTGTACAGCACGTGCATCCTCCTCCAATACATCCATCCAGATGCAGGTTCTACCTCCGATTATATATGAATTGGTGTACAAACGCCTATTCAAGATCCGCAACGGGCTCCGGCGCCCCTTCCGCGTCTTTTGGAGCGACGGGGCGGACAGAAGCCTCCAACACGTCCTCACCGACCAACATCGCCAGCACCGACCACACGGCATTTCGCCAGCGAATCCCCTCCCCATCCCGGGATCTTTCCATCGCCGTCACCTCCTGGCCACAGGTTCCCCGATTTCTTCCTCTGCGACACGCGTCGACCGGGATTCCGTGAATATAGTTTCTTACTTTTAGTTCGGATGTGCTATACTGCGCTCAGGTGCGGAAACCTGATCTGGATCACGACCACGGGCCTGCTTCCGCATCCCACTGGAGGTGAAGCGCATGTCACAACAAGCAGTCGCACAGCGGCGGATCGAACGGGCCTGGACGCCCGAGGTGCGCCGGCAAAGCCCCATCCACACGGCGGCCATGGTGCTCGAGCCCGGCCATTGGGACGCGTTCGATCCGTTCCTGCTCCTGGCGGAAGACTGGTTCCAGTCGGGCACCTTCGACCTGCATCCGCACCGGGGCATCGAGACGGTGACCTACGTGATCGAAGGCCATCTGCGGCATTACGACAATAAGAACGGTTCCGGCGAACTCGGCCCCGGCGACGTGCAGTGGATGACCGCCGGGCGCGGGGTCATTCACCAAGAGGACCCGGCGCCGGGCGAGACGGTGCACAGC includes the following:
- a CDS encoding class II aldolase/adducin family protein; this translates as MLYTVAGEVAGDRQRWLLDGLHRLLQGRGYQFVEPGQPDIRLVLNFIDPDRPRPYRRMAQATYVVSIAAVDKHPDNVLHAAYPLMVRSLANLMMYTVDGPDGFHTYFVTLEQGCYKIPYQAGDDGGYFERVFKRLEPLATSNLIINNDFHPDLPEDLWEGDEITEQVSRAARKIDEMNLWPAPFPIQEILSPEDMRHVKRLYGIGGLSYGNLSARKDSRRFWMSASGVNKANLRTIGQDILLVKDFDAEQKAMQLSVPPHVTPRRVSVDAIEHWMIYTEHPQVGAIVHIHAWIEGIPSTEINYPCGTVELARAVAEQVRRAEDPSRAIVGLKNHGMTITGPDLDDIFERIEGKVIPQVPMS